CTAATAATAATATTATTAATGAGCTAACTACTGCTATACTTATATTAAATTCAGGGATTACTTCTATATAGTTATTTAAACTCTCTGCAGCTTGAGCTATTGCTGGGCAAAAAAGAGCTAATAAAATTACCATTACTAATATAGGTATAACCTTCTTAAATTCTTTAAGCAAATTAAACCCTCCTTAATCTAGATTACTATTAAGCTTTCTCTTCTTATAAAAATTTATTTAATTTAAGTTGCTAATAAGAGATTTTTTATCAACTTATTAGTATTTTATCATAAAATAAAAAAACTATATTCTCTATCAATTTAGTAGTCTTTTGAATAAAAAAATAGTATATTCATAGCTATTTACTTGGTATTCTATACTAGAAAATAAATTCAAAATTTATTCTTTTAGTAAATCATATATTGTAGTATTCTCTAATTTATTCGAAACATAATCTCGAAGTTCTTTAAATATAGCTAGTAATTTCTGGTTCTTCTCAATCGGTGTCTCTTCATAAAAGTTTTCACTAACAGAGTCTACTGGGGCTAAAGCTCCATCAAAGAGCCTTACTACCTCAGCAATAGTAATTTCATCAGCTTCTTTAATTAACTTATATCCTCCACCTATCCCCCTTTTACTGGCTACATATCCTGTTCTTTTTAGTGTCAATAATATCTGCTCTAAAAACTTTTTGGGAATATGATTACGCTTAGCTATATCATTTATCTTTACTAAATCTTCTGGGCTTTGAGCAATATCAACTAAAGCAAGAATAGCATATTCACACTCTTTAGATAACTTCATTAATTTCCCCCAATTATTATTTATGTAAAATCATTGAAATACATTTTATATTATTTATAAAGAGAAGTCAAATTGTGTTACTTTTATTCTCCAAAGAAAACCTAAAAGTGGACCTATGTCAATATNNNNNNNNNNNNNNNNNNNNNNNNNNNNNNNNNNNNNNNNNNNNNNNNNNNNNNNNNNNNNNNNNNNNNNNNNNNNNNNNNNNNNNNNNNNNNNNNNNNNNNNNNNNNNNNNNNNNNNNNNNNNNNNNNNNNNNNNNNNNNNNNNNNNNNNNNNNNNNNNNNNNNNNNNNNNNNNNNNNNNNNNNNGATTTCCTTTACGACTAAATGATTGTAATAGTCTTAATTCTTTTGCTTTATTCATGTAGGTAGAACTAGTATATTGACTTCCTCTATCTGTCTGTATAAAGTTCAATCCAGTTATCTATAGAAGTTCTAGAAACACCATATTCACGAGAAAGCTCTAATTTAGATTTACCTGATTGGTAAAGTTCTATTATCATTTGTTTAAAATCTTCAGTATATCTTTTACCTGTTGATCCCATATGGACACACCCTTTCTTAATTATA
This genomic window from Orenia metallireducens contains:
- a CDS encoding RrF2 family transcriptional regulator; this encodes MKLSKECEYAILALVDIAQSPEDLVKINDIAKRNHIPKKFLEQILLTLKRTGYVASKRGIGGGYKLIKEADEITIAEVVRLFDGALAPVDSVSENFYEETPIEKNQKLLAIFKELRDYVSNKLENTTIYDLLKE